A single window of Candidatus Eremiobacterota bacterium DNA harbors:
- a CDS encoding response regulator transcription factor yields the protein MASVYIVEPQSLFEPELERLVSLAGARVAGSAAQLDLDEIIAAAPDAVLLDLDFTAYDVLDVLDVLQAEAPAIRPVVLTSERGRGRLDRCRAYGAAAVVSKDATDLEMVHDLRVVLDGGSVWDQRVEAA from the coding sequence ATGGCTAGCGTCTACATCGTCGAACCGCAATCCCTCTTCGAGCCGGAGCTGGAACGCTTGGTCAGCCTAGCGGGTGCTCGTGTGGCCGGCTCGGCGGCGCAGCTGGACCTCGACGAGATCATCGCGGCGGCGCCCGACGCCGTCCTGCTCGACCTGGACTTCACCGCCTACGACGTCCTCGACGTGCTCGACGTCCTGCAGGCGGAGGCCCCGGCGATCCGCCCGGTGGTGCTGACCTCGGAGCGCGGGCGCGGCCGGCTCGACCGGTGCCGGGCCTACGGCGCCGCCGCCGTCGTCTCGAAGGACGCGACCGACCTCGAGATGGTCCACGACCTGCGGGTCGTCCTCGACGGCGGCTCGGTTTGGGATCAGCGCGTGGAAGCCGCCTGA